A region from the Lolium perenne isolate Kyuss_39 chromosome 4, Kyuss_2.0, whole genome shotgun sequence genome encodes:
- the LOC127295580 gene encoding phytochrome B gives MASGSRATPTPTPTRSPSSARPAPPHQHHTQSSGGSTSRAGGGGGGGGAAGSAAATESVSKAVAQYTLDAGLHAVFEQSGASGRSFDYSQSLLAPPTPSSEQQIAAYLSRIQRGGHIQPFGCTLAVADDSSFRLLAYSENAADLLDLSPHHSVPSLDSSAAPSPVSLGSDARLLFIPSSGVLLERAFAAREISLLNPLWIHARVTNRPFYAILHRIDVGVVIDLEPARTEDPAVSIAGAVQSQKLAVRAISRLQALPGGDVRLLCDTVVEHVRELTGYDRVMVYKFHDDEHGEVLAESRRADLEPYLGLHYPATDIPQASRFLFRQNRVRMIADCHAAPVRVIQDPAMPQPLCLVGSTLRSPHGCHAQYMANMGSIASLVMAVIISSGGEDEHNMGRGAVPSAMKLWGLVVCHHTSPRCIPFPLRYACEFLMQAFGLQLNMELQLAHQMSEKHILRTQTLLCDMLLRDSPTGIVTQSPSTMDLVKCDGAALYYHGKYYPLGITPTEAQIKDIIKWLTVCHGDSTGLSTDSLADAGYPGATELGDAVCGMAVAYITPSDYLFWFRSHTAKEIKWGGAKHHPEDKDDGQRMHPRSSFKAFLEVVKSRSLPWENAEMDAIHSLQLILRDSFRDAGEGTSNSKAIVNGHVQLGELELRGIDELSSVAREMVRLIETATVPIFAVDTDGCINGWNAKVAELTGLTVEEAMGKSLVKDLIFSESEEIVEKLLSQALRGEEEKNVEIKLKTFGPEQSKGPIFVIVNACSSRDYTKNIVGVCFVGQDITGQKVVMDKFVNIQGDYKSIVHNPNPLIPPIFASDENICCSEWNTAMEKLTGWSKGEVVGKLLVGEVFGNCCRLKGPDALTKFMIVLHNAIGGQDSEKLPFSFFDKNGKYVQALLTANTRNKMDGETIGAFCFLQIASPELQQAFEIQRQQEKKCYARMKELAYICQEIKNPLSGIRFTNSLLEMTDLKDDQRQFLETSTACEKQMSKIVKDASLQSIEDGSLVLDKGEFSLGNVMNAVVSQVMILLRERDLQLIRDIPDEIKEAWAYGDQYRIQQVLSDFLLSMVRFAPTENGWVEIQVRPNVKQNSDGTETMLFLFRFACPGEGLPPDIVQDMFSKARWTTQEGIGLSVCRKILKLMGGDVQYIRESERSFFLIVLELPQPRRSESRDRN, from the exons atggCCTCTGGCAGCCGCGCCACGCCCACGCCCACGCCCACGCGCTCCCCGTCCTCCGCGCGTCCCGCCCCGCCGCACCAACACCACACGCAGTCCTCGGGCGGGAGCACGTCCCGCGCCGGAGGGGGAGGGGGCGGAGGAGGCGCGGCCGGGAGCGCCGCCGCCACGGAGTCCGTCTCCAAGGCCGTGGCGCAGTACACCCTCGACGCCGGCCTCCACGCCGTGTTCGAGCAGTCGGGCGCGTCGGGCCGCAGCTTCGACTACTCCCAGTCGCTGCTCGCGCCGCCCACGCCCTCCTCCGAGCAGCAGATCGCCGCCTACCTCTCCCGCATCCAGCGCGGCGGCCACATCCAGCCCTTCGgctgcacgctcgccgtcgccgacgACTCCTCCTTCCGCCTCCTCGCCTACTCCGAGAACGCCGCCGACCTGCTCGACCTGTCGCCCCACCACTCCGTCCCGTCGCTCGACTCCTCCGCCGCGCCCTCCCCCGTCTCCCTCGGCTCCGACGCGCGCCTCCTCTTCATCCCCTCCTCCGGCGTCCTCCTCGAGCGCGCCTTCGCCGCCCGCGAGATCTCGCTGCTCAACCCGCTCTGGATCCACGCCAGGGTCACCAACAGGCCCTTCTACGCCATCCTCCACCGCATCGACGTCGGCGTCGTCATCGACCTCGAGCCCGCCCGCACCGAGGACCCCGCTGTCTCCATAGCTGGCGCCGTCCAGTCCCAGAAGCTCGCCGTCCGCGCCATCTCCCGCCTCCAGGCGCTCCCTGGCGGGGACGTCAGGCTCCTCTGCGACACCGTCGTCGAGCACGTCCGCGAGCTCACGGGCTACGACCGCGTCATGGTCTACAAATTCCACGACGACGAGCACGGGGAAGTCCTCGCCGAGAGCCGCCGTGCCGACCTCGAGCCCTACCTCGGTTTGCATTACCCTGCCACTGACATCCCGCAGGCATCGCGCTTTCTCTTCAGGCAAAACCGTGTGCGGATGATTGCTGATTGCCACGCAGCTCCCGTGAGGGTCATCCAGGACCCTGCAATGCCGCAGCCACTCTGCTTGGTTGGCTCCACTCTGCGCTCCCCGCACGGGTGCCATGCGCAGTACATGGCAAACATGGGGTCCATTGCATCCCTCGTCATGGCAGTCATCATCAGTAGTGGCGGGGAGGATGAGCACAACATGGGGCGGGGCGCTGTGCCGTCGGCGATGAAGTTGTGGGGGTTGGTCGTGTGCCACCACACGTCTCCGCGCTGCATCCCTTTCCCGCTGCGGTATGCGTGCGAGTTCCTCATGCAGGCCTTTGGCCTGCAGCTCAACATGGAGCTGCAGCTTGCACATCAAATGTCAGAGAAACACATTCTTAGAACACAGACGCTGCTGTGTGACATGCTACTCAGGGATTCACCAACTGGCATTGTCACACAGAGCCCAAGCACAATGGACCTTGTCAAGTGTGATGGTGCTGCGCTCTACTACCACGGGAAGTACTACCCACTTGGTATCACTCCAACGGAAGCTCAGATTAAGGACATCATCAAGTGGTTGACCGTTTGCCACGGAGACTCCACAGGGCTCAGCACAGATAGCCTGGCTGATGCAGGATACCCTGGTGCTACTGAATTAGGGGATGCAGTGTGCGGAATGGCAGTAGCTTATATCACGCCGAGCGATTATTTGTTTTGGTTCCGGTCACACACGGCGAAGGAGATAAAATGGGGTGGTGCAAAGCATCATCCGGAGGATAAGGATGATGGGCAGCGAATGCACCCACGGTCATCATTCAAGGCATTCCTTGAAGTGGTGAAGAGTAGGAGCTTACCTTGGGAGAATGCTGAGATGGATGCAATACATTCGCTGCAGCTCATATTGCGGGACTCCTTCAGAGATGCAGGAGAGGGCACTAGTAACTCAAAAGCCATTGTCAATGGTCACGTCCAGCTTGGGGAACTAGAGTTGCGGGGAATAGATGAGCTGAGCTCGGTAGCAAGGGAGATGGTTCGGTTGATCGAGACGGCTACAGTACCCATCTTTGCAGTTGATACTGATGGATGTATAAATGGATGGAATGCAAAAGTTGCTGAGCTGACCGGCCTCACAGTTGAGGAAGCCATGGGAAAATCATTAGTAAAAGATCTTATCTTTAGTGAATCTGAGGAAATAGTTGAGAAGCTACTCTCACAAGCTTTAAGAG GCGAGGAAGAAAAAAATGTGGAGATAAAGCTAAAGACATTTGGGCCGGAGCAATCTAAAGGACCGATTTTTGTTATTGTTAACGCCTGCTCTAGTAGGGATTACACTAAAAATATTGTTGGGGTTTGTTTCGTTGGCCAAGATATCACAGGGCAAAAGGTGGTCATGGATAAATTTGTCAACATACAAGGGGATTACAAGTCTATTGTACACAACCCCAATCCTCTAATACCCCCGATATTTGCTTCAGATGAGAATATTTGTTGCTCTGAATGGAACACGGCAATGGAAAAACTCACGGGTTGGTCAAAAGGAGAAGTTGTTGGTAAGCTTCTGGTTGGGGAGGTATTTGGAAATTGTTGCCGACTCAAGGGCCCAGATGCATTGACAAAGTTCATGATTGTCCTTCACAATGCTATAGGAGGGCAGGATTCTGAGAAGCTACCCTTTTCATTTTTCGACAAGAATGGCAAATATGTACAGGCCTTATTGACTGCAAACACAAGGAACAAAATGGATGGTGAGACCATAGGTGCCTTTTGCTTCTTGCAGATTGCAAGCCCTGAGTTACAGCAAGCCTTTGAGATTCAGAGACAACAAGAAAAGAAGTGCTATGCCAGGATGAAGGAGTTGGCTTACATTTGCCAGGAGATAAAAAACCCTCTCAGCGGTATCCGATTTACAAACTCCCTTTTAGAGATGACTGATTTAAAGGATGACCAGAGGCAGTTTCTTGAAACTAGCACTGCTTGTGAAAAACAGATGTCCAAGATTGTAAAGGATGCCAGCCTCCAAAGTATTGAGGACGG CTCTTTAGTGCTGGACAAAGGTGAATTTTCACTTGGAAATGTTATGAATGCTGTTGTCAGCCAAGTGATGATATTGCTGAGAGAAAGAGATTTACAACTTATTCGAGATATCCCTGATGAAATCAAAGAAGCCTGGGCATATGGTGACCAATATAGAATCCAGCAAGTTTTGTCTGACTTTTTGCTAAGCATGGTGCGGTTTGCTCCAACTGAAAACGGCTGGGTAGAGATACAAGTCAGACCAAACGTAAAACAGAATTCTGATGGAACAGAAACAATGCTCTTCCTCTTCAG ATTTGCCTGTCCTGGTGAGGGCCTCCCCCCAGACATTGTCCAAGACATGTTCAGCAAGGCCCGCTGGACAACCCAAGAAGGCATTGGGCTAAGCGTGTGCAGGAAAATCCTCAAATTGATGGGTGGCGATGTTCAGTACATCAGGGAGTCAGAGAGGAGTTTCTTCCTCATCGTGCTCGAGCTACCCCAGCCCCGCCGATCAGAAAGTAGGGATCGGAACTGA